In a genomic window of Leptospira broomii serovar Hurstbridge str. 5399:
- a CDS encoding condensation domain-containing protein: MRSLDHAEANFWLYDHVSSMNFAVMASGNGDLKAEDLRLGLDTVQSRHGLARVAIERKYGADPHLCFITDPNAKIPLVIEELSQDWKTKLAKDSIRPFLLGEAPLIRAVFYRSKDGSEWAFAIVFHHSIADGRSGMHFLLDVFHALSLGREELSSSPQILPSLMDLYSAEGRANEEKLKEKPLSLPRFSRKDNELNPEIISFQIESDELLELLRKAREKGVSLHGVLGAAQISSFYNLFGVGTGGVLNLSTPADLRPYLSQSIEDSSLGLYITLLTTQLKFGTPFWSLAKQIKDDLRNRLNRREGRAFYELLPPPEQFLQREDGLRVFSSLMTKTPQTSVLSNVGVLPDAEIPNLRIREISFTVHPSLTQTLFTTAATFRGRLVINVNFDSNRWEKNEIRQYVANFQKVLLKQVS, translated from the coding sequence ATGAGGTCCTTGGACCACGCCGAGGCCAACTTCTGGCTATATGATCATGTTTCTTCCATGAACTTCGCGGTCATGGCGAGCGGCAATGGCGACTTAAAGGCGGAGGATCTCCGCCTGGGGTTGGATACCGTTCAATCCAGACACGGTTTGGCCCGCGTTGCAATCGAAAGGAAGTACGGAGCGGATCCCCACTTATGCTTTATCACGGATCCTAACGCAAAAATTCCGCTTGTTATAGAAGAACTTTCTCAGGATTGGAAGACGAAATTAGCGAAAGATTCGATTCGACCGTTTTTGTTAGGAGAAGCTCCTTTGATTCGGGCCGTATTTTATCGATCCAAGGATGGGAGCGAATGGGCTTTCGCGATCGTCTTCCATCATAGTATTGCTGACGGACGTTCCGGTATGCATTTTCTTTTGGATGTATTCCATGCACTTTCGCTTGGCAGGGAGGAACTTTCTTCTTCCCCCCAAATACTTCCTTCTTTGATGGATTTATATTCCGCGGAAGGTCGTGCAAACGAGGAAAAATTAAAGGAGAAACCGCTTTCTTTACCTCGCTTCTCCAGAAAAGACAACGAGTTGAATCCGGAAATTATTAGTTTCCAGATCGAATCCGACGAGTTGCTGGAATTACTTCGAAAAGCGCGGGAGAAGGGAGTATCTCTACACGGAGTTCTCGGTGCGGCTCAAATTTCCTCCTTCTACAATTTGTTCGGAGTCGGAACCGGAGGAGTATTGAATCTTTCTACGCCAGCCGATTTGCGTCCTTATCTGAGTCAATCCATCGAGGATTCCTCATTAGGCTTATATATTACGCTTTTAACGACGCAATTAAAATTCGGAACGCCGTTTTGGTCTCTTGCCAAGCAAATCAAGGATGATTTAAGAAATCGATTGAATCGAAGGGAGGGGAGAGCCTTCTACGAATTACTTCCTCCTCCGGAACAATTTTTACAAAGAGAAGACGGATTACGCGTATTTTCATCTTTGATGACGAAAACTCCGCAAACAAGCGTATTAAGTAATGTTGGCGTTTTGCCTGACGCCGAAATACCGAATCTACGTATACGCGAGATTTCCTTTACTGTACATCCTTCCTTGACTCAGACTTTATTTACGACGGCCGCTACTTTTAGGGGAAGGTTAGTGATTAACGTAAACTTCGACTCGAATCGGTGGGAAAAGAACGAGATCCGCCAATATGTTGCGAATTTTCAAAAAGTTTTATTAAAGCAGGTTTCGTAG